A genomic stretch from Aerococcaceae bacterium zg-1292 includes:
- a CDS encoding LlaMI family restriction endonuclease, which yields MINAKEEIIKIFRENVCGKITDFTGTNERHDGRGGHWLERQFLIKANANNAADIYGYELKNETTSKTTFGDWSANRYIFKDGNFINLFSGSTASEKQDSFCSIFGTPNPLKNNRCSWSGAVVPKIHGFNIYGQKLVIDDNLDILAIYSFSKDQRIDKYNIIPVEFQIDDLILARWFGITSPTTKRKDKCLREKLEDKFNDQGWFTCKTDSSGRYNRICFGDPFNYHDWIELVREGTVFFDSGMYQGNKRPYSQWRANNNYWNSLIKETYYCEE from the coding sequence ATGATTAATGCTAAAGAAGAAATAATAAAAATTTTCAGAGAAAATGTATGTGGAAAAATTACAGATTTTACAGGAACTAATGAACGTCATGATGGTAGAGGTGGGCATTGGCTAGAAAGACAGTTTTTAATTAAAGCTAATGCAAATAACGCAGCCGACATTTATGGATATGAACTAAAAAATGAAACAACATCTAAAACAACATTTGGCGATTGGTCTGCAAACAGATATATTTTTAAGGATGGCAATTTTATAAATCTATTTAGTGGTTCCACTGCTTCTGAAAAACAAGATTCTTTCTGCTCTATTTTTGGTACACCAAATCCATTAAAGAATAACAGATGTTCTTGGTCTGGTGCTGTAGTTCCAAAAATACATGGTTTTAACATTTATGGACAAAAATTAGTTATTGATGACAATTTAGATATTCTTGCAATATACTCCTTCTCAAAAGATCAAAGGATTGATAAATATAACATTATTCCAGTAGAATTTCAAATAGATGATTTAATACTAGCAAGGTGGTTCGGAATAACATCACCAACAACAAAAAGAAAAGATAAATGCTTAAGAGAAAAACTTGAGGATAAATTCAATGACCAAGGTTGGTTTACTTGTAAGACAGATTCATCTGGAAGATATAATAGAATATGTTTTGGTGATCCTTTTAATTATCATGACTGGATAGAATTAGTTCGAGAAGGTACTGTCTTTTTTGATAGCGGTATGTATCAAGGTAATAAAAGACCATATTCTCAATGGAGAGCTAATAACAACTACTGGAACAGCTTAATTAAAGAAACATATTATTGTGAGGAGTAA
- a CDS encoding DNA cytosine methyltransferase, producing the protein MIRVFEAFAGYGSQRVALKNIGVKHEVVGISEIDGDVILSYASIHTDFLKKRNENLSISEEEMRSYLLRINVPLDYKTFENRVNRLKGQKLKDMYLANKLSNNFGDINLIDPKSLPDFDFFTYSFPCQDISVAGYQNGLDENSGTRSSLLWECCKIIEEKKPKYLMMENVKNLVGSKHKPNFDKFLNYLESLGYTNYWDTLNSKDFGIPQSRDRVFCISILNPKNEFIFPNKVDLEIKVSDFLQENVESNFYLKNNQSTSSPIKQDYIYCIDSNYWKGTFLRDFLEKKRRQVVSGPKNEKGLYPARRLTPRETWRFMGMSDSDFDKASIMSSNTSLYKQAGNSIVVQVLEKIFQELFKEDIND; encoded by the coding sequence TTGATTAGAGTATTTGAGGCTTTTGCTGGTTATGGAAGCCAGCGAGTTGCATTAAAAAATATTGGTGTAAAACATGAGGTTGTTGGAATATCTGAAATTGATGGTGATGTAATCTTATCATATGCATCAATACATACAGATTTTTTGAAAAAAAGGAATGAAAATCTAAGTATTAGCGAAGAAGAGATGAGATCTTATTTACTTAGGATAAATGTCCCGCTTGATTATAAAACTTTTGAAAATAGAGTAAATAGATTAAAAGGACAAAAATTAAAAGATATGTACTTAGCAAATAAACTAAGTAACAACTTTGGAGATATAAATTTAATAGACCCTAAATCGCTACCAGATTTTGATTTTTTTACTTATTCTTTCCCATGCCAAGATATTTCTGTTGCAGGATACCAAAATGGTTTAGATGAAAATTCTGGAACAAGATCATCTTTGTTATGGGAATGCTGTAAAATCATTGAAGAAAAGAAACCTAAATATTTAATGATGGAAAATGTAAAAAATCTTGTTGGGTCTAAACATAAGCCAAATTTTGACAAATTCCTCAATTATTTAGAATCTCTAGGCTATACAAATTATTGGGATACCCTTAATAGCAAAGACTTCGGAATCCCCCAAAGTAGGGACAGAGTATTTTGCATAAGCATTCTAAATCCAAAAAATGAATTTATTTTTCCAAACAAGGTAGATCTTGAAATAAAAGTATCTGATTTCTTACAAGAAAATGTAGAATCAAACTTTTATCTAAAAAACAATCAATCTACTAGTTCACCAATCAAGCAAGATTATATTTACTGTATTGATTCTAATTATTGGAAAGGTACATTTTTAAGGGATTTTTTAGAGAAAAAAAGAAGACAAGTTGTTTCTGGTCCTAAAAATGAGAAAGGACTTTATCCAGCCAGAAGACTTACTCCTCGTGAAACTTGGAGGTTTATGGGGATGTCAGACTCAGATTTTGATAAAGCTAGTATTATGTCAAGCAATACGAGTCTCTATAAACAAGCAGGTAATAGTATTGTTGTACAAGTATTAGAAAAAATATTTCAAGAATTATTTAAGGAGGATATAAATGATTAA
- a CDS encoding AAA family ATPase encodes MFKGDISTLPSSTILEKRIISSSDSPFARFMKAIQATDWVRQGHDTFHTEGQCPYCQQTLPEDFESNIAQCFDEEYEADLEKLRIYKSTYGNAVNSLWQTYNNNLSNAYHKIEDDLKAYSKIFETFKAKAEINAQRFKDKLSHPDTIVSLEDLTVLGNELNDMIDAMNIIIQENNEVVNDRTKKQPQCKADVIRYLAFLLESEIKQYKESRSKLQKDIDILSCELNQEKERVKNLRKKISELRKQVVNTSAAVEGINALLNDTGFQGFYLREKEDTPNVYEVIRSTTGKVAENLSEGERNFIAFLYFHQLVLGSLEADSVVKDKIVVIDDPVSSMDSSTLFVVGALVRDMIAFVIQIMSQKNIQKTILNNCSY; translated from the coding sequence ATGTTTAAAGGAGACATCTCAACCCTTCCATCTTCAACCATTTTAGAAAAGAGAATTATTAGCAGTAGTGATAGCCCATTTGCAAGATTTATGAAAGCTATCCAAGCGACTGATTGGGTGCGCCAAGGACACGACACTTTCCATACAGAAGGACAGTGTCCATACTGTCAACAAACGTTACCTGAAGATTTTGAGTCCAACATTGCTCAGTGTTTTGATGAGGAATATGAAGCTGATTTAGAAAAACTCAGAATATACAAATCAACTTATGGTAATGCTGTTAATAGCTTGTGGCAGACTTACAACAACAATCTGAGTAATGCCTATCATAAAATAGAGGATGACTTAAAAGCATATTCAAAAATCTTTGAAACCTTTAAAGCTAAAGCAGAAATCAATGCACAACGCTTTAAAGATAAACTATCTCATCCTGATACTATTGTGAGTTTAGAGGACTTAACTGTTCTTGGTAACGAATTAAATGATATGATTGATGCTATGAACATCATAATCCAAGAAAATAATGAGGTAGTAAATGACAGAACAAAAAAACAGCCTCAATGTAAGGCTGATGTCATTCGTTATCTTGCTTTTCTACTAGAATCAGAAATCAAACAGTACAAAGAAAGCCGCAGCAAATTGCAAAAAGACATTGATATACTGAGTTGTGAATTGAATCAAGAAAAAGAACGTGTCAAGAACCTTCGTAAAAAAATATCTGAATTACGAAAGCAAGTCGTCAATACTTCAGCTGCCGTTGAAGGCATAAACGCTTTGCTAAATGATACTGGATTTCAAGGATTCTATCTTCGTGAAAAAGAAGATACTCCTAACGTTTACGAGGTAATCAGGAGTACAACAGGGAAAGTTGCTGAAAACCTAAGTGAAGGTGAAAGAAATTTCATAGCCTTTTTATACTTTCATCAGCTAGTTCTTGGAAGTTTAGAGGCAGATTCAGTTGTTAAAGATAAGATTGTAGTAATAGATGATCCTGTGTCTAGTATGGACAGCTCCACCCTCTTTGTCGTTGGTGCACTGGTTCGTGATATGATTGCATTTGTAATCCAGATTATGTCACAAAAGAACATCCAAAAGACTATATTAAACAACTGTTCATATTGA
- a CDS encoding AAA family ATPase: MNEIITSAITRVSLNQATFHNKTFTPSYINFLFGKNRCGKSTVAKVLKDKTDLEWDSGHTAEDFQILVYNEEFISRNIESYDGLPGVFTISEQNAQTQKEIEVATSEMGLSQKSVNELSKRLSEQETLLKKQLDTFQTICWEKTKDFRKLVDPALTGKKKKDGLTNALLAEMNPTEFDADSLVSMCELHSARMLQHTLKCLKETSQPFHLQPF, encoded by the coding sequence ATGAATGAAATAATTACATCTGCTATAACAAGAGTTTCACTCAATCAAGCTACTTTTCATAATAAGACATTTACTCCATCATACATCAACTTTCTATTCGGAAAAAACAGATGTGGTAAATCTACTGTTGCAAAGGTATTAAAAGACAAAACAGATTTAGAATGGGATTCTGGACATACTGCTGAAGATTTTCAAATACTTGTTTATAATGAGGAATTTATCTCAAGGAACATAGAAAGTTATGATGGTCTACCTGGGGTATTCACTATTAGTGAGCAAAACGCTCAAACACAAAAGGAGATCGAAGTTGCAACATCAGAGATGGGTCTTTCTCAAAAATCAGTAAATGAACTATCAAAGAGACTAAGCGAACAAGAAACTCTGCTGAAAAAGCAGTTAGATACATTCCAAACTATATGTTGGGAAAAAACAAAAGATTTTAGAAAACTAGTAGATCCTGCTTTGACAGGAAAAAAGAAAAAAGATGGATTAACTAATGCCCTTTTAGCTGAAATGAATCCAACAGAATTTGATGCTGATTCTTTAGTATCAATGTGTGAGCTGCATTCAGCAAGGATGCTTCAACATACCCTAAAATGTTTAAAGGAGACATCTCAACCCTTCCATCTTCAACCATTTTAG
- a CDS encoding helix-turn-helix domain-containing protein, with protein sequence MTELNQEIEKWVNLEDIAEYLSISKDTVRIWIKDDKLPFYKAGKMYKFKISEVDAWVRKGRITE encoded by the coding sequence ATGACAGAACTAAATCAAGAAATTGAGAAATGGGTAAATCTTGAAGATATCGCTGAATATCTAAGCATTAGCAAAGATACGGTAAGAATCTGGATAAAAGACGATAAGCTCCCCTTTTATAAGGCTGGAAAAATGTATAAATTTAAAATTTCAGAAGTTGATGCGTGGGTTCGCAAAGGTCGCATTACAGAATAA